In the genome of Actinomycetota bacterium, the window CGTCGAAGGGGACCACGTTCGGGCGGGCGAGCGCTGCGGCGCCGTCCTCCGGTGAGAGCCTCACGATCAGCGAGTCGTGCCACACGCCGGTCATCAGGTTGCCCGCGAGCAGGTAGCCCGTGCCACCGAACATCTTCTTGCGGGTCGCCCCCCACGGCGTCACCACGTCGGAGATGCGTGCGTCGAGCGTCTCGTCGTACGGCATGCGCGCCTCCTCGTCCCAAGCCGCCCCCGTCTCGGCTCATGCCCGAGAATGCGGCCGCGCTCATCTAGAAGCTAGATGAAGGACCTGCTCGCAGGCTAGCGAGGCCGACGCCCGGGCTTCGTCGCGCTCGGCCTACTCCTTGACGGGCAGGACGTTGACCGCCTTGACGACCAGGCGGACGGTGTCGCCGACGGCCAGGCCCATCTCCTCGAGCGACTCGGTGGTGAGCACCGAGGCCATCTCGCATGGGCTCACGTCGAACTTCACGAGCGACATGACGTCGCCCTTCTGGACGGCCTTCACCTGTCCGACCACTGCGTTCCGCGCGCCGTACTGCATCTCGATCGCCCTCTCTCCCGGTGACTGATCGCGTCGTGCGCTGCGAGGCGCGGCGGGTGGCTGCCGCATGGATCCGCGCCCGTGCCCACGCTGGTATCTTCTCCTTTCGCGCGTCGCCCTACGCGCCCGGGGCCGGAACGGGGAAGATGACCTGTGAGCGCCGCCGCCCGAGAGGACGTGCGCGATGCGAGTAGCTTCAGGAGCGCTCTCCCGCCGCGGGACCGAGAGCCGGTCCGGCCGCCGGCGTTCAGGCCGACGGCCGGACACCTGAAGCCCGGCGCTCATCGGATCATGCCGTGCCGCCCTGCTCCGCGCGCCGGCCCGCGCGCCTCGCGATGAGGTAGGCGCCGAGGGTCAGCGCGTACGCGGCCGCCCCCAGGCCCATCGTCGGCAGGAGCGAGGTCCACGGACTCGACGCCGCCGCACCGGACGCCGCACCGGTCAGGCCGTACAGCGGCACCAGGAGTGCGCGCATGAGCGTCATCACCGCGTACGCTCCCCCGGTCGCGGTCATCGGGACGCTCCACGCCCAGGCGAGCACGGGTGCGCCCGCGACCACCGCGGCCCAGAAGATGGTCGCCGCCGCGGCGAAGCCCGGTGCGGACGACCGGCCCGACAGCGCGCCCGCGACGGGCCAGAGGCCGACCGCCACCAGCGTGGCGATCGCGCCGGCCGCCGTGGGAAGGCTCCCCGTCCAGAAACGGCCGTCGTTGGTCACGCCCGCTGTGACCCAGGCGAGCAGCAGGACCGCCGCCGTCACCAGCGTGCGACGCATCGCCGAGCTCACGGCAGGCTCGCGGTGATCTTGGTCAGATAGGACTGCGCCTGGATGCGCGGGGTCACCGCGGTGCCGGAATGGTGCTCCCGGGACAACCATCCGGCCTTCGTGACGTCCCAGTACGTGCTGTTGCCGTAGACGCGGTACCCGCACCACTCGTACGCATACT includes:
- a CDS encoding molybdenum-binding protein — protein: MQYGARNAVVGQVKAVQKGDVMSLVKFDVSPCEMASVLTTESLEEMGLAVGDTVRLVVKAVNVLPVKE
- a CDS encoding TfoX/Sxy family protein, with protein sequence MPYDETLDARISDVVTPWGATRKKMFGGTGYLLAGNLMTGVWHDSLIVRLSPEDGAAALARPNVVPFDVTGRPMRGWVMVEPAGVADGASLLEWLLAARTHAESLPPK